One Pseudorasbora parva isolate DD20220531a chromosome 4, ASM2467924v1, whole genome shotgun sequence genomic region harbors:
- the LOC137073825 gene encoding sporozoite surface protein 2-like, protein MEDKRKKSEGMEDSEQTEHLHGGTPPHSPAGLQQIQPQTQQTRSSPEQNILYLIKTNQTNKPNPSQQPHPNQPKPNQTNAPNQTNSTTPTKPTNQPTNQPTNQPTNQPTNQPTNPNQTTTNPNQTKPNQPKQTTLTKPTQTKPTPPTKPTQQPQPNKPNNSNQQPTPTKPNQRPQPNQLNNPNQTNPTTPTKPTNQQPTPTKPTPPTKPTQQPQPNQPNNPN, encoded by the exons ATGGAGGACAAGAGGAAAAAGTCAGAGGGAATGGAGGATTCAGAACAAACTGAACACCTGCATGGAGGAACACCTCCTCATTCTCCTGCAGGACTTCAGCAGATTCAACCACAGACCCAGCAAACAAGGAGCAGTCCTgaac agaacattctataTCTCATTAAAACCAACCAAACCAACAAACCCAACCCATCCCAACAACCCCATCCGAACCAacccaaaccaaaccaaaccaacgCCCCCAACCAAACCAACTCAACAACCCCaaccaaaccaaccaaccaaccaaccaaccaaccaaccaaccaaccaaccaaccaaccaaccaaccaaccaaccaaccccaACCAAACAACAACCAACCccaaccaaaccaaaccaaaccaaccCAAACAAACAACCTTAACTAAACCAACCCAAACCAAACCAACGCCCCCAACCAAACCAACTCAACAACCCCAACCAAACAAACCCAACAACTCCAACCAACAGCCAACCCCCACCAAACCAAACCAACGCCCCCAACCAAACCAACTCAACAACCCCAACCAAACAAACCCAACAACCCCaaccaaaccaaccaaccaacaaccAACCCCAACCAAACCAACGCCCCCAACCAAACCAACTCAACAACCCCAGCCAAACCAACCCAACAACCCCAACTAA